The proteins below are encoded in one region of Tolumonas auensis DSM 9187:
- a CDS encoding ABC transporter permease yields the protein MSGRNVANIYDLGVKELWSLWRDPMMLVLIVYVFTASVYTSATSMPETLHNAPIAIVDEDNSALSQRIASAFYPPQFTPPAMIDYGDVDPGMDAGLYTFALVIPPNFQRDVLAGRSPAAQLNVDATRMSQAFTGSGYIQQIFTGEVNEFVKRYRGTDAPPVDLALRARFNPALDKAWFGSVVQIINHITLLSIILTGAALIREREHGTIEHLLVMPVTPAQIMLSKVWSMALVVLIASFLSLNLMVRGVLGVPVEGSIALFFAGAALSLFATTSMGIFIATLARNMPQFGMLMMLTIMPLQMLSGGSTPRESMPEIVQNIMLIAPTTHFVELSQAILYRGAGLETVWQPFLALALIGTVLFFLSLARFRKTIGQMA from the coding sequence ATGAGCGGAAGAAACGTTGCCAACATCTACGACCTCGGTGTCAAGGAGCTGTGGAGCCTTTGGCGTGATCCGATGATGCTCGTACTCATCGTCTATGTGTTCACCGCGTCGGTCTACACCTCGGCCACGTCCATGCCGGAGACGCTGCACAACGCGCCCATCGCCATCGTCGACGAGGATAATTCGGCGCTGTCCCAGCGGATTGCCTCGGCCTTCTACCCGCCGCAGTTCACGCCACCGGCCATGATCGACTATGGGGACGTGGACCCGGGCATGGATGCGGGGCTGTACACCTTCGCCCTGGTCATTCCGCCCAACTTCCAGCGTGACGTGCTGGCGGGGCGATCGCCCGCCGCGCAGCTCAATGTCGACGCCACCCGCATGAGCCAGGCCTTCACCGGCAGTGGCTATATCCAGCAGATCTTCACCGGTGAAGTCAATGAGTTCGTCAAGCGTTACCGCGGCACCGACGCGCCACCCGTGGATCTGGCATTGCGCGCCCGCTTCAACCCCGCGCTCGACAAGGCCTGGTTCGGCTCGGTGGTGCAGATCATCAACCACATCACGCTGTTGTCCATCATCCTGACCGGCGCGGCGCTGATCCGGGAGCGCGAGCACGGCACCATCGAGCACCTGCTGGTGATGCCGGTCACGCCCGCGCAGATCATGCTCTCCAAGGTCTGGTCGATGGCCCTGGTCGTGCTGATCGCCTCCTTCCTGTCCCTCAATCTCATGGTGCGCGGCGTCCTGGGCGTTCCCGTCGAGGGTTCCATTGCGCTGTTCTTCGCTGGCGCGGCGCTCAGTCTGTTCGCCACCACCTCGATGGGCATCTTCATCGCCACCCTGGCGCGCAACATGCCCCAATTCGGCATGTTGATGATGCTCACCATCATGCCGCTGCAGATGCTTTCGGGTGGGTCTACCCCGCGCGAGAGCATGCCCGAGATCGTGCAGAACATCATGCTGATCGCACCCACCACCCATTTCGTGGAGCTGAGCCAGGCCATCCTCTACCGGGGCGCTGGCCTGGAGACGGTATGGCAGCCCTTCCTGGCGCTGGCCCTGATCGGCACGGTGCTGTTTTTCCTGTCGTTAGCACGCTTTCGCAAAACGATCGGCCAGATGGCCTGA
- a CDS encoding phasin family protein, which yields MSNETIPLNLFKANLELQLRLQRLVQENGQQWLENATRAGKDGIAESGAEIESLLKAQNWQELATLPAQAFWRQFQHHVGGAQALTQVAIKNQTSFTQGLQKAIQDWQKSVTQAVGQGDAVLPFQDMFKQWGAVWASAQDKEAPGKTGGRDAG from the coding sequence ATGAGCAATGAAACCATCCCTCTCAACCTGTTCAAGGCGAACCTGGAACTGCAGTTGCGCCTCCAGCGCCTGGTGCAGGAAAACGGCCAGCAATGGTTGGAGAACGCCACGCGCGCGGGCAAAGACGGCATTGCCGAGTCCGGCGCGGAAATCGAAAGCCTGCTCAAGGCCCAGAACTGGCAGGAACTGGCCACGCTGCCCGCACAAGCGTTCTGGCGCCAGTTTCAGCACCACGTGGGCGGCGCGCAGGCGCTGACACAAGTCGCGATCAAAAACCAGACAAGCTTCACCCAAGGCCTGCAAAAAGCCATTCAAGACTGGCAGAAATCGGTCACGCAGGCCGTAGGCCAGGGCGATGCGGTACTCCCGTTCCAGGATATGTTCAAACAGTGGGGGGCCGTGTGGGCCTCGGCCCAGGACAAGGAGGCACCGGGCAAGACCGGTGGCCGCGATGCCGGCTGA
- the phbB gene encoding acetoacetyl-CoA reductase, protein MPAEQRTALVTGGNGGLGAAIARALHDAGHTVLVIHSPGNSSIGAWLEAQAGEGYSFIAYGADVADHASCQELAGLIQADGHHIDILVNNAGITRDATFRKLSYADWDAVLRVNLDSVFNVTRPFIDGMLEKGWGRIVNISSINGSKGQFGQTNYSAAKAGMHGFTKALAQEVARKGVTVNTVSPGYLDTKMVTSMSEEVVKQVIAGIPVGRLGRPEEIAALVAFIASESAGFMTGSNVSMNGGQHMY, encoded by the coding sequence ATGCCGGCTGAACAACGCACCGCCCTGGTCACGGGCGGCAACGGTGGCCTGGGCGCGGCCATCGCCCGAGCCTTGCACGATGCTGGGCATACCGTGCTCGTCATCCACTCGCCAGGCAATTCCAGCATCGGCGCGTGGTTGGAAGCCCAGGCGGGCGAAGGTTACAGCTTCATCGCCTACGGCGCGGATGTGGCCGACCATGCCTCCTGCCAGGAGCTGGCCGGCCTCATTCAAGCAGACGGTCACCACATCGACATTCTGGTCAACAACGCGGGCATCACGCGTGATGCTACGTTCCGCAAGCTGAGCTACGCCGATTGGGATGCGGTCCTGCGCGTCAATCTCGACTCCGTTTTCAACGTCACCCGGCCATTCATCGACGGCATGCTCGAAAAGGGCTGGGGCAGGATCGTCAACATCTCCTCCATCAACGGCTCCAAGGGGCAGTTCGGCCAGACCAATTACTCCGCCGCAAAAGCCGGCATGCATGGCTTCACCAAAGCCCTTGCGCAGGAGGTGGCGCGCAAGGGTGTGACGGTCAACACCGTCTCGCCGGGGTATCTGGATACGAAGATGGTGACGAGCATGTCGGAGGAAGTGGTCAAGCAGGTGATTGCCGGTATTCCCGTGGGTCGTCTGGGACGGCCTGAGGAAATCGCCGCACTGGTTGCATTCATCGCCAGCGAGTCTGCGGGGTTCATGACCGGCAGCAACGTGTCGATGAATGGTGGCCAGCACATGTACTGA
- a CDS encoding DUF3141 domain-containing protein → MNRDTTTSPTADWGQLLWDPLRLSAMASEYAVDAWQRSILYADVRRQRGNQYQEHLQEQTPNVLDFASEVIMSGLDLPQPVNYGLVRILPPADTPSDPHKRPFVVVDPRAGHGPGIGGFKPDSEVGAALKAGHPCYFVGFLPDPVPGQTVEDVMRAEAAFVRKVGELHPDSRGKPAVIGNCQAGWQILMAAAVWPELFGPIIVAGAPLSYWAGDMPMRYAGGLTGGSWLTALTSDLGAGRFDGAWLVQNFENLDPANTLWSKQYNLYAKVDTEGPRHLQFEKYWGGHVFLNDVEMQYIVDNLFIGNKLSTAQLVTSDGVRIDLRNIRSPIVVFCSYGDNITPPPQALGWITDLYRNDLDVMGHDQTIVYATHDSIGHLGIFVSGSVGRKEHQEFAANIDAIDVLPAGIHRMLVDENPDGSQEGEPTGNAYLTRIQRSNIDEVREIVRPDPENDRRFAAVARISEVNLACYRSFVQPWMRALVTDQGAKWLEPLHPLRMGYELWSDRHPLAAAVHEAAQHVRDHRQPVSEANPFLQLQAQFSTAVEQMLDQFRDCRDQIYAQAFDTLYSLPLVQAMTGQSLHDDAPPRPHPSETPEHRQYLAQELTRLEADIHSGGLAEAVIRALFFVLAARGEADGRHFRHAEQLVRPRLGSDFDMQVFRHLVRRQALLMRLDEDATVSAIPGLLNGIAPDDIRQVAGMIVQVIGSGGVLSAQEQTRLEQVSTLFEQAERQAQAASAPAVISPATDTSATVVDAKSTTAMPRSASGTSAAVEDANAAPAMPSSASDTSAPAINTTSKTSSPKPKAPQKKTATQKTVSKTPAAPRTSQTRRGKGK, encoded by the coding sequence ATGAATCGAGACACCACGACATCACCAACGGCCGATTGGGGGCAGTTGCTGTGGGACCCGTTGCGACTATCGGCGATGGCAAGCGAGTATGCAGTGGATGCCTGGCAGCGGTCCATTCTGTATGCCGACGTTCGCCGCCAACGCGGCAACCAGTACCAGGAGCATTTGCAGGAGCAGACGCCGAACGTACTCGACTTCGCCTCTGAGGTCATCATGTCCGGGCTGGACCTTCCGCAGCCGGTCAACTATGGCCTCGTACGTATCCTGCCGCCAGCCGACACGCCGAGCGATCCCCACAAGCGACCGTTCGTGGTGGTCGATCCACGCGCGGGCCACGGCCCAGGCATCGGCGGCTTCAAACCCGATAGCGAGGTCGGCGCGGCCCTCAAGGCTGGCCATCCCTGCTACTTCGTAGGCTTTCTGCCCGATCCCGTTCCCGGCCAGACCGTCGAAGACGTCATGCGCGCCGAAGCGGCCTTCGTGCGCAAGGTCGGCGAGCTGCACCCCGACAGCCGCGGCAAGCCTGCGGTCATCGGCAATTGCCAGGCAGGCTGGCAGATCCTGATGGCAGCCGCCGTCTGGCCCGAACTGTTCGGACCGATCATCGTGGCCGGTGCGCCGCTGTCGTACTGGGCGGGCGACATGCCGATGCGCTACGCGGGCGGTCTGACCGGCGGTAGCTGGTTGACGGCATTGACCAGCGATCTGGGCGCCGGCCGCTTCGACGGCGCCTGGCTGGTACAGAACTTCGAGAACCTGGACCCGGCCAATACGCTGTGGAGCAAACAGTACAACTTGTACGCCAAGGTCGACACGGAGGGCCCCCGCCACCTGCAGTTCGAGAAGTATTGGGGCGGCCACGTCTTCCTGAATGACGTGGAAATGCAGTACATCGTCGATAACCTGTTCATCGGCAACAAACTGAGTACGGCGCAGCTGGTGACGTCTGATGGCGTGCGCATCGACCTGCGCAATATTCGCTCGCCGATCGTGGTGTTCTGCTCCTATGGGGACAACATCACGCCACCGCCCCAGGCCCTGGGCTGGATCACCGATCTGTACCGCAACGATCTGGACGTGATGGGGCATGACCAGACCATCGTCTACGCCACCCATGACAGCATCGGGCATCTGGGTATCTTCGTCTCCGGCAGCGTCGGGCGTAAAGAGCACCAAGAGTTCGCCGCCAACATCGACGCCATCGACGTGCTGCCGGCCGGTATCCACCGCATGCTGGTCGATGAAAATCCAGACGGGTCGCAGGAAGGCGAGCCGACCGGGAACGCCTACCTGACTCGGATCCAGCGCAGCAACATCGATGAAGTCCGTGAGATCGTCCGTCCCGACCCTGAGAACGATCGCCGGTTCGCCGCCGTTGCGCGGATCTCCGAGGTCAACCTGGCTTGCTACCGCAGCTTCGTGCAGCCATGGATGCGTGCCCTGGTCACGGACCAGGGTGCGAAGTGGCTGGAGCCGCTGCATCCGCTGCGCATGGGCTATGAATTGTGGTCTGACAGGCATCCGCTCGCCGCCGCAGTACATGAGGCTGCGCAACACGTGCGCGACCATCGTCAGCCCGTCTCCGAGGCCAACCCTTTCCTGCAACTGCAGGCGCAGTTTTCCACCGCCGTCGAACAGATGCTGGATCAATTCCGTGATTGCCGCGACCAGATCTACGCACAGGCGTTTGACACGCTGTACAGCCTGCCGCTGGTGCAGGCCATGACTGGACAGAGCCTGCACGACGATGCACCGCCGCGACCCCATCCCAGCGAGACGCCCGAGCATCGCCAGTATCTGGCGCAAGAGTTGACACGGCTCGAAGCGGATATTCACAGCGGCGGGCTCGCCGAAGCCGTCATACGGGCACTGTTCTTCGTGCTTGCGGCGCGTGGCGAGGCCGACGGGCGGCACTTCCGGCACGCAGAGCAACTGGTGCGTCCCCGCCTGGGCAGCGACTTCGACATGCAGGTCTTTCGCCACCTCGTTCGTCGGCAGGCTTTGCTCATGAGGCTCGACGAGGACGCCACGGTGTCCGCCATCCCCGGATTGCTCAACGGCATAGCGCCTGATGACATCCGCCAGGTGGCGGGAATGATCGTGCAAGTGATTGGCAGCGGCGGTGTGCTGTCCGCACAAGAACAAACCAGGCTGGAACAGGTTTCTACCTTGTTCGAGCAGGCCGAGCGCCAAGCGCAGGCGGCTTCGGCGCCCGCCGTGATAAGTCCCGCCACTGATACCTCCGCTACGGTCGTGGACGCGAAGTCGACAACCGCCATGCCACGCTCTGCCAGTGGCACATCCGCTGCGGTCGAGGATGCGAATGCGGCGCCAGCCATGCCGAGCTCCGCCAGTGACACCTCCGCTCCGGCCATAAACACGACCTCCAAGACATCCTCTCCAAAGCCTAAGGCGCCTCAGAAGAAAACTGCTACGCAGAAAACTGTGTCCAAGACGCCAGCCGCCCCGCGGACAAGTCAAACACGGCGAGGGAAAGGCAAATGA
- a CDS encoding bifunctional enoyl-CoA hydratase/phosphate acetyltransferase: MTTSSAPVDGAADALQVLRNRTFDEIAIGDSASLERAFSPQDIHMFALQSGDVDPESSVSSPSRDTTEAICANVLISAVLGTRLPGPGTQYVSQNLRLLGAVRPGDRLTVQMQVSSKDTATHHVTLDCTCTSQEGVAVFQGQVEVVAPTERIERTRTALPEIHPDAQGRTGLQHLLAHVAHLQPIRVAVAHPCDVPSLSAALEARHAGLIEPVLVGPRGRLEAVATEAGLDLADVAIVDVPHSHAAAQQAVALAAAGEVEALMKGSLHTDELMSALVSAAAGLRTKRRVSHCFLLQTPAYPRPFIVTDAAINIAPTLEQKADIIRNAIELAQVIGVREPKVAILAAVETVSPTMTATLDAAALCKMADRGQITGGLLDGPLAFDNAISIAAARTKGIVSEVAGQADILVVPDLESGNMLAKQLIFLGGAASAGIVLGAKVPVILTSRADSRDTRIASCAIALMLAHHYRLSPP; this comes from the coding sequence ATGACGACGTCCTCCGCACCGGTCGATGGCGCCGCCGACGCATTGCAGGTTCTGCGCAACCGCACCTTCGACGAGATCGCCATCGGCGACAGCGCCAGCCTCGAACGCGCGTTTTCGCCGCAAGACATCCACATGTTCGCGCTGCAATCGGGCGATGTGGATCCGGAATCTTCGGTGTCTTCGCCCTCGCGGGACACCACGGAGGCCATTTGTGCAAACGTCCTGATCTCGGCTGTGCTGGGAACACGCCTGCCGGGGCCTGGAACCCAATATGTCAGCCAGAACCTGCGCTTGCTCGGAGCCGTTCGGCCCGGCGACAGGCTGACCGTGCAGATGCAGGTGAGCAGCAAAGACACGGCCACCCATCACGTCACGCTGGACTGCACCTGCACCAGCCAGGAGGGGGTGGCGGTTTTCCAGGGCCAGGTAGAGGTCGTAGCGCCCACTGAGCGCATTGAAAGAACGCGCACGGCGTTGCCGGAAATCCATCCGGATGCGCAGGGCCGCACAGGCCTGCAGCACCTGCTGGCGCATGTCGCGCACTTGCAACCGATTCGGGTAGCCGTCGCCCACCCCTGCGATGTCCCCAGCCTGTCCGCTGCGCTCGAAGCGCGCCACGCGGGGTTGATCGAGCCGGTGCTGGTCGGGCCACGAGGGCGGCTCGAAGCAGTCGCCACCGAGGCCGGGCTGGATCTGGCCGACGTCGCCATTGTGGACGTCCCGCACAGCCACGCCGCTGCGCAGCAAGCCGTCGCCTTGGCAGCCGCAGGTGAAGTCGAAGCCCTGATGAAAGGGAGCCTGCACACCGACGAACTGATGTCCGCGCTGGTTTCGGCAGCAGCGGGGTTGCGCACCAAGCGCCGGGTCAGCCATTGCTTCCTGTTGCAGACACCGGCCTATCCGCGCCCGTTCATCGTCACCGATGCAGCGATCAATATCGCCCCGACTCTGGAACAGAAGGCAGACATCATCCGCAACGCCATCGAGCTGGCGCAGGTGATCGGCGTGCGCGAACCCAAGGTCGCAATCCTGGCCGCAGTCGAGACGGTCAGCCCGACGATGACGGCCACGCTCGACGCGGCGGCGCTGTGCAAGATGGCCGATCGCGGCCAGATCACTGGCGGCCTGCTCGACGGGCCGTTGGCCTTCGACAACGCGATCTCCATCGCCGCTGCGCGCACCAAGGGGATCGTCTCCGAGGTCGCCGGGCAGGCCGACATCCTTGTCGTGCCTGACCTGGAGAGCGGCAACATGCTTGCCAAGCAGTTGATATTCCTGGGCGGCGCAGCCAGCGCCGGAATCGTCCTCGGAGCGAAAGTGCCGGTCATTCTGACCAGCCGCGCCGACTCGCGCGATACACGCATCGCCTCATGCGCGATTGCACTGATGCTGGCGCACCACTATCGGCTGTCACCCCCGTGA
- a CDS encoding SDR family NAD(P)-dependent oxidoreductase — MKYSFSGRVALVTGAGSGIGEAIARLLASNGLSVVVSDVSADNAQRVAKLISADGGQAVANVADVARINDVEAAVACAVDMFGGLHFAVNNAGISGDQSPVGELDPAAWSRVIDINLNGVFYGLRHQIPAILRSGGGAIVNVSSILGVVGDAGNPAYVAAKHAVTGLTRSAALAYAAKGVRINSIHPGYVRTPILDFLDESALQEAVGLHPIGRLGTPDEIAHAVTFLLSEGSSFFAGTQLIADGGYTAR, encoded by the coding sequence ATGAAGTACTCATTTTCTGGCCGCGTAGCCCTGGTCACCGGTGCAGGATCCGGCATTGGCGAGGCCATCGCGCGACTTCTTGCGAGCAACGGCTTGAGTGTCGTCGTCTCGGATGTCAGCGCCGACAATGCGCAGCGCGTCGCCAAGCTCATCAGCGCCGATGGCGGCCAAGCCGTGGCCAATGTGGCCGACGTGGCACGCATCAATGACGTTGAGGCTGCTGTGGCCTGCGCAGTCGATATGTTCGGCGGCCTTCATTTTGCGGTCAACAACGCCGGTATCAGTGGCGACCAGAGCCCAGTGGGGGAACTGGATCCTGCCGCCTGGAGCCGGGTAATCGATATCAACCTGAACGGAGTGTTCTATGGCCTGCGCCATCAGATTCCCGCCATCCTGCGTTCGGGTGGCGGCGCCATCGTCAACGTCTCTTCGATCCTGGGGGTGGTCGGCGATGCAGGAAACCCAGCGTACGTCGCAGCCAAGCACGCTGTTACCGGGCTGACCCGCTCGGCAGCGCTGGCCTATGCGGCCAAGGGAGTCCGGATCAACTCGATCCATCCCGGTTACGTGCGGACGCCCATCCTGGATTTCCTCGACGAATCGGCCCTTCAGGAGGCTGTTGGCCTGCATCCGATCGGCCGTCTGGGCACCCCGGACGAAATCGCCCATGCCGTGACGTTTTTGCTATCGGAAGGAAGCAGCTTCTTTGCGGGCACCCAGCTCATCGCCGACGGCGGCTATACGGCACGCTGA
- a CDS encoding acetate/propionate family kinase codes for MMDATTARSGRPGHGLILVLNCGSSSIKFAVFDPSATPLPRQALWNGKVLGIGGADPDFEETGVAPFPIKLDTAHPYRAALRIIRDRVSQRLDGRRIGAVAHRIVHGGSRYFEPVRVDAQVLTDLQGYIPLAPLHQPFALEAIDILLREQPELPQVACFDTGFHHTIPKLEQLLPLPYAAWERGLRRYGFHGLSYEYMAEALPERHGDAARRRTIVAHLGSGASLCAMQGLKSVATTMGFSALDGLMMGTRTGALDPGAVLYLMEIEKLSLEQVGRVLYHESGLLGVSGISAEPRVIVRHENDEGETGERARLALDLYVRRIVREIGALVAVLGGLDMLVFTAGVGEHNAFIRERIGAALGFLNIALDTDANASHAATISSDHSQVIVTIEPTNEEWIAASHALSCLDREKVR; via the coding sequence ATGATGGATGCGACCACGGCCCGCTCCGGACGCCCCGGGCACGGACTGATCCTTGTACTGAACTGCGGTTCATCCAGCATCAAGTTTGCGGTATTCGACCCTTCGGCCACGCCACTGCCTCGCCAGGCGTTGTGGAATGGCAAAGTGCTGGGAATCGGCGGCGCCGATCCGGATTTCGAAGAGACCGGGGTTGCGCCGTTCCCGATCAAACTGGACACGGCACATCCCTATCGTGCCGCGCTGCGCATCATCCGCGATCGCGTCAGTCAGCGGCTCGACGGCCGCCGGATAGGTGCGGTCGCTCATCGGATCGTCCACGGTGGCAGCAGGTATTTCGAGCCAGTGCGGGTGGACGCCCAGGTGCTCACCGATCTGCAGGGATACATCCCGCTGGCGCCACTGCACCAGCCGTTCGCGCTGGAGGCCATCGATATCCTGCTGCGCGAACAGCCGGAGCTGCCTCAGGTGGCCTGCTTCGACACCGGCTTCCATCACACCATCCCCAAGCTCGAGCAGCTCCTGCCGTTGCCCTACGCCGCATGGGAGCGCGGTCTGCGCCGGTACGGATTTCACGGCCTGTCGTATGAGTACATGGCTGAGGCTTTGCCCGAACGCCATGGCGACGCGGCGCGCAGGCGCACCATCGTTGCCCACCTGGGCAGTGGCGCCAGCCTGTGTGCCATGCAAGGACTCAAAAGCGTGGCCACCACCATGGGTTTCTCCGCGCTTGACGGGCTGATGATGGGCACCCGCACCGGTGCGCTCGATCCAGGCGCCGTGCTCTACCTGATGGAGATCGAGAAGCTTTCACTGGAACAAGTGGGGCGTGTCCTCTATCACGAGTCCGGTCTGCTCGGCGTTTCGGGAATCTCGGCCGAGCCGCGCGTCATTGTCCGGCACGAGAACGATGAAGGTGAAACGGGTGAGCGAGCGCGCTTGGCGCTGGACCTCTACGTGCGTCGCATCGTGCGCGAGATCGGTGCCTTGGTTGCTGTTCTGGGCGGTCTGGACATGCTGGTATTCACGGCAGGTGTCGGTGAACACAATGCGTTCATTCGCGAGCGCATCGGTGCGGCACTGGGTTTTCTGAACATTGCCCTGGATACCGACGCCAATGCCAGCCACGCGGCGACGATTTCCAGCGACCACAGCCAGGTCATCGTGACGATCGAACCCACCAATGAAGAGTGGATCGCCGCCAGCCATGCGCTGTCCTGCCTGGACAGGGAGAAGGTGCGATGA
- the gltS gene encoding sodium/glutamate symporter, whose product MKIDAFHGFTLAILLLFVGKGLVARSGILRRYSIPESLVGGLACALVVFVLYYGMGVTVSFDLEARDALLLYFFAAIGLSTDARTLRHGGRPLLILSGLAIGFMVLQNLVGMETARAFGLDPRAGLMVGSISLTGGVGTTLAWSDYFVQNLGIAQAQELGLAANMIGLIAACTIGGPIAGLLMRRHRLRASGDSALEIGTLHSDEQHARLDYYGVLLALLWLNLALMLGSGINALVALTPVTLPAFVGCLLAGILLRMVADWMRPSGRGRLWNWPSMQPGIALVSDMSLGLFLTMALMGLRLWELQPVLAFITVAMLVQIILVIAFVFLIVFRAMGKDYQAAVMCAGFGGIALGSTATAIANMTAVTREHGAAREAFIVVPLVCGFVIDIANALVISLMAG is encoded by the coding sequence ATGAAGATCGATGCCTTCCATGGATTCACGCTCGCCATTCTGCTGTTGTTTGTGGGCAAGGGCTTGGTAGCGCGTTCGGGCATCTTGCGTCGATACAGCATCCCGGAATCCTTGGTGGGCGGCTTGGCTTGCGCCTTGGTTGTCTTCGTCCTGTACTACGGGATGGGGGTCACGGTCAGTTTCGATCTGGAAGCGCGCGATGCGCTGCTGCTGTACTTCTTTGCCGCCATTGGACTGAGTACCGACGCCCGCACACTGCGCCATGGTGGACGGCCTTTGCTGATCCTGTCGGGGTTGGCCATCGGGTTCATGGTGCTGCAGAACCTCGTCGGGATGGAGACGGCCCGCGCATTCGGCCTGGATCCGCGCGCCGGTCTCATGGTCGGTTCGATTTCCCTGACCGGAGGGGTGGGCACCACCTTGGCCTGGTCCGATTACTTCGTTCAAAACCTCGGCATTGCGCAAGCGCAGGAACTGGGGTTGGCGGCGAACATGATCGGCCTGATCGCGGCCTGCACCATCGGCGGCCCGATCGCAGGTCTGCTCATGCGCAGGCATCGACTTCGAGCCTCCGGAGACAGCGCCCTGGAAATTGGCACGCTGCACAGCGATGAGCAGCATGCCCGCCTGGACTACTACGGCGTGCTGCTGGCATTGCTCTGGCTCAACTTAGCCTTGATGTTGGGCTCAGGAATCAATGCCTTGGTCGCGCTTACCCCTGTCACGCTGCCCGCCTTTGTGGGCTGCCTGCTGGCCGGAATTCTCCTGCGCATGGTGGCCGACTGGATGAGGCCGAGTGGGCGCGGGCGTTTATGGAACTGGCCAAGCATGCAGCCAGGCATCGCCCTGGTCTCCGACATGTCATTGGGCCTGTTTCTGACCATGGCGCTGATGGGGCTCAGGCTCTGGGAACTGCAGCCTGTGCTTGCCTTCATCACGGTGGCGATGCTGGTGCAGATCATCTTGGTCATCGCGTTCGTTTTTCTGATCGTTTTTCGGGCAATGGGCAAGGATTACCAGGCTGCAGTGATGTGTGCCGGTTTCGGCGGAATCGCGCTGGGCTCTACCGCCACCGCCATCGCCAACATGACGGCGGTCACTCGGGAGCATGGCGCTGCGCGCGAGGCGTTCATTGTGGTGCCCCTGGTGTGCGGGTTCGTCATCGACATTGCGAACGCACTGGTGATCAGCCTGATGGCCGGTTAA